The genomic segment ACAGTGACCCCGAAAGGGTCCATTTTTAGTCGTCCAGCTAATAATACGCCTGAAATAGCAAAAATAGCGGTGCCGAACATATCAATTATATAGATTAACATCTTGTCCTCTATGACTTACTGCATGATGTCGTTGAAATAAAAAGTTATAACCCTTGCTTTATTATAACCATAAGGATGCTTTGAATTATTATCCAGATAGCAATTCTCCAGCTTAAGAAGCGGTGTACCTGAGCAAGATGAATTGCAGAAGGAGCAATTTGTCCCCCCAATTTAGGTCTGCTAATTTTCTTGCCCTGATAAATAACAGGTCCACCTAGAGAAAGCTCAAATTTTTTCCCAATTATGATAAGTAGCCACGCATTATTTGTATTTGCCCAACTCTTACGTTGTTGGCTTAGTGCTTGAAGCGTTATTTGAAAGTTTTTTCCAAGAAGGCACAGCAAACTAAAAAGTTTGAGAGGAATAAAATCAAGAAAAGTTTGTATAGTTAATGCGGGAATACCAAAAGGTCTAAATGAATCTCTTGAAGGAGACCAAGCTCTCGCTAACTCTAATGATAAGCGATAGATAAATGCACCAATCCCTCCTGCAATACCGTACCAAAATAGAACCCCGATAACGGTTCTCGCGTAACCTAAAATTATCGTTTCTGCACTGGCTTTACCTAATCCTAATAAAGATAAAGGCTCAACCTCTCTATTAAGCCATGGCTGTAGCGCTTCTTTAGCATCTTTTTTATTATCCTGATTAATTGCCTGGATCGTTGCTTTACAGAGTTTTTCAACTCCTCGCCACTCTAATGAGATAAGTAATAGGCCTAAATTAAATAGAGGAAGATTCCAAGCGATTGGTTGAGCAGCGATACATACAATAAATGCAGGAATGACCATTAAAGTCCAAGCTAAGAAGCCAGAAAGCCCCCGCTGTTGGTAAGATCGAGCGGTATTTACTTTTGTGGCTAACAATTCAGCAAATTTTCGCCAAATGGTCATTGGGTGGGCATGTACGGGAATAGGTAGAAGTAAATGAAATAATAATGCTCCCCATAAAACCAATAGAGAGTAATCAGCAATGAGTAGAGATAATTTTTCAGACATATATGTTTACTATATATAGAGGGAAAGAATTGAGCTAACTAATTTGTTAGCTCAATTACGTTGCAATTATTTTAGCAATGCAACCATTTTAGTCACCATTTCTGATGAGCTTTGCGCTGCAAGAGGTAAAAACTCCTCAAAGCTCATTGGTGATTCTTTATCAGCTACATCTGAAATTGCACGAACAACAACAAATGGGACTTCAAACTGATGACAAGTTTGAGCAATTGCTGATGCTTCCATTTCAACTGCGATAACTGATGGGAAGTGAGTACGGATAAATGCTTGGCGCTCTGGAGTACATACAAAAGCATCACCAGTACAGATTAAGCCACGTACAGCGTGTTTATTTTCCATCTGTGTTAATGCTTGTTCTGCAATTGACATTAATTTCTCATCGGCTTTGAAAGCGGCTGGCTGTTGTGCCATTTGCCCCATTTCGTAACCAAAAGCAGTTACGTCTGCATCATGGTGGCGCACTTCTGTTGAAATAACGACATCACCAAGGTTTAGTGATGAATCAAACCCACCAGCTGAACCTGTGTTTAGTATAAGATCTACATTATGATCTGAAATAAGTAATGTTGTACCTACTGCAGCAGCAACTTTACCAATACCAGATTGTAGCAATACAACGTCTACGCCAGCTAATGTACCTGTATGGAAAGTACATCCTGCTTTTATTGTTGTTGTTAAGCTTTCAATCTGTTCTTTTAGAATGGCAACTTCTTGTTCCATTGCACCAATAATGCCGATTTTCATGTGTATATCTCAATAAAGTTTGAATAGATGATAATTGTAACATAGCTATTAAAGAGTGAGGAGCTAAGAGTAATGAGGTTTATCACGTATAAAATGGTATTTTTAGGTGGATATTTGCCCGTATTGTTCAATTCTCGCTCGAACGGTATTTTTTTTCATAAAAAGCCTTGCACGAAAATCTGAATTGCCTATACTGCGCATCCACTGACACGGAGCGAGTGATTCAAATCACAGTATGCCTTGTTAGTTTGCTCTTTAAAAATTTGAAACCTATTAATCTGTGTGGGCACTTGTGAGTTGATAATCACTAGTTTGCTTTTACTTTTCGAAGTGAATTCAAACAAAAATAATCAATGAACTGAGTGACTACACAAAATTACTTTTATGTAAGAAATCAGTATTAATCATTGAGTCGATATCCTTTCTGCTGAAAGGTATCAAAAAACTTTAATAGAGTTTGATCATGGTTCAGATTGAACGCTGGCGGCAGGCCTAACACATGCAAGTCGAGCGGTAACAGAAATTAGCTTGCTAATTTGCTGACGAGCGGCGGACGGGTGAGTAATGCCTGGGAATATGCCTTAGTGTGGGGGATAACTATTGGAAACGATAGCTAATACCGCATAATGTCTTCGGACCAAAGAGGGGGATCTTCGGACCTCTCGCGCTAAGATTAGCCCAGGTGAGATTAGCTTGTTGGTGAGGTAAGAGCTCACCAAGGCGACGATCTCTAGCTGGTCTGAGAGGATGATCAGCCACACTGGAACTGAGACACGGTCCAGACTCCTACGGGAGGCAGCAGTGGGGAATATTGCACAATGGGCGAAAGCCTGATGCAGCCATGCCGCGTGTATGAAGAAGGCCTTCGGGTTGTAAAGTACTTTCAGTCGTGAGGAAGGGTGTGTAGTTAATAGCTGCATATCTTGACGTTAGCGACAGAAGAAGCACCGGCTAACTCCGTGCCAGCAGCCGCGGTAATACGGAGGGTGCGAGCGTTAATCGGAATTACTGGGCGTAAAGCGCATGCAGGTGGTTTGTTAAGTCAGATGTGAAAGCCCGGGGCTCAACCTCGGAACCGCATTTGAAACTGGCAAACTAGAGTGCTGTAGAGGGGGGTAGAATTTCAGGTGTAGCGGTGAAATGCGTAGAGATCTGAAGGAATACCAGTGGCGAAGGCGGCCCCCTGGACAGACACTGACACTCAGATGCGAAAGCGTGGGGAGCAAACAGGATTAGATACCCTGGTAGTCCACGCCGTAAACGATGTCTACTTGGAGGTTGTGGCCTTGAGCCGTGGCTTTCGGAGCTAACGCGTTAAGTAGACCGCCTGGGGAGTACGGTCGCAAGATTAAAACTCAAATGAATTGACGGGGGCCCGCACAAGCGGTGGAGCATGTGGTTTAATTCGATGCAACGCGAAGAACCTTACCTACTCTTGACATCCAGAGAATTCGCTAGAGATAGCTTAGTGCCTTCGGGAGCTCTGAGACAGGTGCTGCATGGCTGTCGTCAGCTCGTGTTGTGAAATGTTGGGTTAAGTCCCGCAACGAGCGCAACCCTTATCCTTGTTTGCCAGCACGTAATGGTGGGAACTCCAGGGAGACTGCCGGTGATAAACCGGAGGAAGGTGGGGACGACGTCAAGTCATCATGGCCCTTACGAGTAGGGCTACACACGTGCTACAATGGCGCATACAGAGGGCTGCAAGCTAGCGATAGTGAGCGAATCCCAAAAAGTGCGTCGTAGTCCGGATCGGAGTCTGCAACTCGACTCCGTGAAGTCGGAATCTCTAGAAATCGTGAATCAGAATGTCACGGAGAATACGTTCCCGGGCCTTGTACACACCGCCCGTTACACCATGGGAGTGGGCTGCAAAAGAAGTGGGTAGTTTAACCTTCGGGAGGACGCTCACCACTTTGTGGTTCATGACTGGGGTGAAGTCGTAACAAGGTAGCCCTAGGGGAACCTGGGGCTGGATCACCTCCTTAAACGATAGATTACGCAATTTATGAGTGTTCACACAGATTGATTAGGTTAAAAAAGTAAAAGAGACATAATGTTGGGTCTGTAGCTCAGTTGGTTAGAGCGCACCCCTGATAAGGGTGAGGTCGGTGGTTCAAATCCACTCAGACCCACCAATACTTTTCCAGTAAGTATTGGTGATAACATTATATTTTGGGGCTATAGCTCAGCTGGGAGAGCGCTTCGCTGGCAGCGAAGAGGTCTGCGGTTCGATCCCGCATAGCTCCACCATTTTTAAGTATTCTCTTTGAGAGTCTTTAAAAATGGTTTCGAAACCTTTTATTAGGTTGAAAAACAATTGCTCTTTAACAATTTGGAAAGCTGACTGATTTAGCTTAATTTATTTTTACTTTTGAAAAAGTAAAACAAAACAGCTCAGGCTGTAATTAAGTTAAATCAAAATTTAAAAGTTCTTAATATCTTTTGTTTATCTTAGATAAACAAATTAAAAACACATTCAAGTGTTCTTGTATTTTGAATCCGGCGAAAAACCAGAACTCGCAATGACGAGTTCAACCTTGGTTGTTTATACCATACGAAACCTCTTGGGGTTGTATGGTTAAGTGACTAAGCGTACACGGTGGATGCCTTGGCAGTCAGAGGCGATGAAAGACGTATTAACTTGCGATAAGCCCAGATTAGGTAGTAAAAACCTTTTGAGTCTGGGATTTCTGAATGGGGAAACCCACTAGCATAAGCTAGTATCGCTGCGTGAATACATAGCGCAGCGAGGCAAACCGGGAGAACTGAAACATCTAAGTACCCCGAGGAAGAGAAATCAACCGAGATCCCGAAAGTAGCGGCGAGCGAAATTGGGTTAGCCCTTAAGCTTTTAATGAGACAGGTGAAGCCTCTGGAAAGTGGCGCGATACAAGGTGATAGCCCTGTAACCGACATCTCATCATCAGTGAAAACGAGTAAGGCGGGACACGTGATATCCTGTCTGAATATGGGGGGACCATCCTCCAAGGCTAAATACTACTGACTGACCGATAGTGAACCAGTACCGTGAGGGAAAGGCGAAAAGAACCCCTGTGAGGGGAGTGAAATAGAACCTGAAACCGTGTACGTACAAGCAGTAGGAGCATACTTGTTATGTGACTGCGTACCTTTTGTATAATGGGTCAGCGACTTATATTCAGTGGCAAGGTTAACCGTTTAGGGGAGCCGTAGGGAAACCGAGTCTTAACTGGGCGTTCAGTCTCTGGATATAGACCCGAAACCAAGTGATCTAGCCATGGGCAGGTTGAAGATTGAGTAACATCAATTGGAGGACCGAACCGACTAATGTTGAAAAATTAGCGGATGACTTGTGGCTAGGGGTGAAAGGCCAATCAAACTTGGAGATAGCTGGTTCTCCCCGAAATCTATTTAGGTAGAGCCTCGGACGAATACTACTGGGGGTAGAGCACTGTTAAGGCTAGGGGGTCATCCCGACTTACCAACCCTTTGCAAACTCCGAATACCAGTAAGTACTATCCGGGAGACACACGGCGGGTGCTAACGTCCGTCGTGGAGAGGGAAACAACCCAGACCGCCAGCTAAGGTCCCAAAGTTATAGCTAAGTGGGAAACGATGTGGGAAGGCTCAGACAGCCAGGATGTTGGCTTAGAAGCAGCCATCATTTAAAGAAAGCGTAATAGCTCACTGGTCGAGTCGGCCTGCGCGGAAGATGTAACGGGGCTAAGCTATACACCGAAGCTGCGGCAGTGCAATTTATTGTGCTGGGTAGGGGAGCGTTCTGTAAGCCGTCGAAGGTGTGCTGTAAGGCATGCTGGAGGTATCAGAAGTGCGAATGCTGACATGAGTAACGATAAAGGGGGTGAAAAACCCCCTCGCCGGAAGACCAAGGGTTCCTGTCCAACGTTAATCGGGGCAGGGTAAGTCGACCCCTAAGGCGAGGCTGAAAAGCGTAGTCGATGGGAAACGGGTTAATATTCCCGTACTTCTTATAATTGCGATGGGGGGACGGAGAAGGCTAGGTAGGCTTGGCGACGGTCGTCCAAGTTCAAGTGCGTAGGCTAAGAGTTTAGGTAAATCCGGACTCTTGTTAGGCTGAGACACGATGTCGAGCACCTACGGATGTGAAGCTATTGATGCCATGCTTCCAGGAAAAGCCTCTAAGCTTCAGATTATAAGAAATCGTACCCCAAACCGACACAGGTGGTCGAGTAGAGAATACTAAGGCGCTTGAGAGAACTCGGGTGAAGGAACTAGGCAAAATGGTACCGTAACTTCGGGAGAAGGTACGCTCCTAGCGGTGATGAGACTTGCTCTCTAAGCTGCCGGGAGTCGCAGATACCAGGTGGCTGCAACTGTTTATTAAAAACATAGCACTGTGCTAAATCGTAAGATGACGTATACGGTGTGACGCCTGCCCGGTGCTTGAAGGTTAATTGATGGGGTTAGACTTCGGTCGAAGCTCTTGATCGAAGCCCAAGTAAACGGCGGCCGTAACTATAACGGTCCTAAGGTAGCGAAATTCCTTGTCGGGTAAGTTCCGACCTGCACGAATGGCGTAATGATGGCCACGCTGTCTCCACCCGAGACTCAGTGAAATTGAAATCGCTGTGAAGATGCAGTGTACCCGCGGCTAGACGGAAAGACCCCGTGAACCTTTACTACAGCTTGGCACTGAACATTGACCCTACATGTGTAGGATAGGTGGGAGCCTTTGAAACCAGTACGCTAGTATTGGTGGAGGCAATCTTGAAATACCACCCTTGTATGCTTGATGTTCTAACGTTGGCCCCTTATCGGGATTGCGGACAGTGCCTGGTGGGTAGTTTGACTGGGGCGGTCTCCTCCCAAAGAGTAACGGAGGAGCACGAAGGTGGGCTAAACACGGTTGGACATCGTGTGGTTAGTGCAATGGCATAAGCCCGCTTGACTGCGAGAATGACAATTCGAGCAGGTACGAAAGTAGGTCATAGTGATCCGGTGGTTCTGAATGGAAGGGCCATCGCTCAACGGATAAAAGGTACTCCGGGGATAACAGGCTGATACCGCCCAAGAGTTCATATCGACGGCGGTGTTTGGCACCTCGATGTCGGCTCATCACATCCTGGGGCTGAAGTCGGTCCCAAGGGTATGGCTGTTCGCCATTTAAAGTGGTACGCGAGCTGGGTTTAGAACGTCGTGAGACAGTTCGGTCCCTATCTGCCGTGGGCGTTGGATGATTGAAAGGGGCTGCTCCTAGTACGAGAGGACCGGAGTGGACGAACCTCTGGTGTTCGGGTTGTTACGCCAGTAGCATTGCCCGGTAGCTAAGTTCGGGATCGATAAACGCTGAAAGCATCTAAGCGTGAAGCGAGCCTTGAGATGAGTCATCCCTGATACTATACGTATCCTAAAGGGTTGTTGGAGACTACGACGTAGATAGGCAGGGTGTGTAAGTGCTGCGAGGCATTGAGCTAACCTGTACTAATTGCCCGTGAGGCTTAACCATACAACACCCAAGGGGTTTTGAACGGATTTAAAGTGACAAGAAACAGATTGAATGTGATTAAGAACAACTCTTTATATAGAGAAACGGCTTTCCAGATTATTATTTATCTCTTAGTGAGGTAGATAAAAAGAATTTGCTTGGCGACCATAGCGTTATGGACCCACCTGATCCCATGCCGAACTCAGAAGTGAAACGTAATAGCGCCGATGGTAGTGTGGGGTTTCCCCATGTGAGAGTAGGACATCGCCAGGCTTGAATTTAGTTTTTATCTTTTTAAAGATAAAAGCAAAATAAAACATAATATGTTTTATTTAAGTAATAGCATTATGCTGAATAGACACTGCGGAGTGGTAGTTCAGTTGGTTAGAATACCGGCCTGTCACGCCGGGGGTCGCGGGTTCGAGTCCCGTCCACTCCGCCACTATTTTAAAAAGCCCTAATCGAAAGATTAGGGCTTTTTTACGTCTGTATAAAAGTTGAATGATGCAGAATAGAGACTGCGAAGTGGCAGTTCAGTTGGTTAGACTTTTTATTGGAGAGCTTAGCGACCAGTCACGCCGGGGGACGTGTCGCTTTCAAGGTTGATAGAAAGTTCCGCTAACGTAGCCACTATACCCAAAAATCCCTAATCGAAAGATTAGGTTTTTTTTGTCTAAAGAAAAGTGATTAGTATCAACATACTTTAGCTAATTTTATTTAGTTGATAATTTAATTATCTCTAAATAAAATTCTTTCTCAAAAGTATCGATAGGACGCTCAACAGGAATGCTCGCTTCCTTTACTTTTTTTGGATGATAGTCAGCTACAAACTGAACAAATAAGTGTGCTTTATTGGTTTTTAATCCAACAAAACCTGCCATATTATAGCTACCGAATAGAGATCCACTTTTTGCCGTTATATTGCCTTTTATTGGTTCTGTTCTCATGCTATTACGGTATTTTAAGGTGCCATCAATACCTGAAATTGGTAACAAGGCAATTAAATCTAATTCATTATCGTATTTGTATATAAACTGCAAAATAGATTTCATTTGATTCGCAGTCATACGGTTATTACGAGAAAGCCCTGAACCGTCGACTAAGACAGCATTACTTAAATCGATATTTGCCTGGTTTAATAATATATCTTTCATTGCAGCCGTACCATTAGCAAAGCTTCCTGCTTGTTGGTAAGTTAAGTGCCCCATCATTTTTATTAAATTATCAGCATAATGATTATCTGATTTTTTTAACATATGAGAAATCAATTCCATTAATGGTTTCGATTTATGTTGAGCAAGTAATAAAGAGCTTTCGAGGGGCATCACTGGGTTGCCAAAACGAACCTTGCCTTTTAAAGATATATTATTTTCGGTTAAGATTTTTAGTACTGTCTTTTTTGTGAAATCTTGGGTGTCTTGTATGGCAAACTTAAGTGGTAATGGTTTACTGCGCTCAACCAAGCAACCATCTAATTGATAATAATTCCCTTGAGTCGTTAATTCTAAATCACAGAAAGATACTTTTTGTTCTTCACGTGTCACGCTAAGAGCTGTACTTGAAAATAAAATCGGTTGGTGGATAGGTACAAATACCTTAGTGGTACCATCTGTATGAGTCGTAATCGAGGCCTGTACACAGTTACCATCAATACTTAGTGCGCTCGATGGCGCGCTATAACAAACTCCTAAAATGTCCCATGGCCAACCTACAGCTCTTTCATATCCAGTGAAAATAGTATCATTAATCCATAAATCACCTTGAATCGTTTTTAGATCACTTTCATCAAATATTAAGGACAAATCGTTACGTGAAAGTGAAGGATCACCAGAAAAAGTCAGAACAACATCGTTATCGATTTTATTTAGATTTGTTGAGAAAGTGAATTCTTTTCCAAGAGCTAATCGAGCGGCTAATGCAGTCGCAATTTTTAATGTGCTAGCAGGAGGAAGCAGTTCATCTTGTTTTTGTTGAAACTCAATATCCTGCGAAGTGAGGTTTTCAACCACAATAGCGGTTCGACTTCCTGCTGGGAGTGTATTAAGTGCGTGTTGAATGCTGGCAAAGCTGGAGCATGAGAGTAGGGCAAGGCCCAATAGCGTAAAGCGAGAAAAAGACATGATGAACTCAATGTAAAGGTAATTGAGACTATCTTAGCGTTTGCAGCGAGTGATGTGTAATGAATAGGAAAAAATTAATGGAATGTCACAAATAAAAAACGCCCACCGAGGTGAGCGCTTTATTTAAGTAAGAGTTAAGACTGATTAGAAGTCGTAACGCATACCTAGAGCTAGAGAATCTTCAGCATCTTTTTGTACTGCAACATCATTCTTATCTAGTAAGTTGAAATTGTAAGATACATAAGTGCGGAAATTAGAATTAAAGAAGTAAGTTGCATCTACAGCAAAATTATCCGCTGATGTTTCATTGTTAGTTTCAGCGTTGTTGTATGTAGATGTGAATACTGTTTTACCCATAGTGTAAGCTACAGCAGCTTCGTAGCCTGTGTAATCACCATCTTTTTTCGCTACTTCACCATTAGTGAATGTACCAGCGAAGTATAAGTTACCCATAGTGTAAGAACCAGCAAGCATTGCTTCGTTTTGCTCGTCTTGATCAGCGTAACCAGCACCTACTTTAAAGCCAGTATCGCCAAATGCGTAGATACCAGAAAGTGCGTAACCGCTGTTATCTTCAGTTGCAGAATCATCAAAGCGGTAGTTAGCTTTTGCTGAAAAATCACCAAATGTGCCTTTGTAGCCTAGGTTGTTATCAGTACGATCAGCTACTGCAATTTTCATTGCTGCTGAATTACCGTGATAAGCCATGATATCTGTAAAATCAGTAATTACGCCTAAAGCACCGTCGTTTTTACCGTAAGTTACTTCACCAAATGTACCGCCAAGGCCTGCGTATGTGTAACGGTTTACTACGCTTGAAGTAGCATCGCTATCAACACCGCCGTTTTCAGCTGTAGTGAATTCACCTTCGTAAAAACCAACACCGTATAGACCATCAGAAATTTGAGTTGTACCTTTAAAGTTTAAACGTACACGGCTATTGTCTACTGCATCACCGTCTTGCATGAATAGGCGCGCTTCAGCACGGCCACCCATTTCTAGAGTTTGGTCTTCGCCTTTGTAGATTTCTGCTGCATTTACTGCGCTAGCTGAAGTAATTGCTGCTACTGCTAAAGCCAATACTTTTTTATTCATCATGCTTCTAATTCCTATAAGGGTGGAGGAGGTAGTCATCCAGTTTAAATGAAAGTAACCGTATGTGACTTCTTATTATTAAGAATAGTTGGTAGTTACTATCATCGTTTCAATGAAGCTATTTTCAGGGATAACGACAACGAAAGGTTAGTAAAACAATCTAAAAATCACAATTGAACACTGTTTTTTATTTTTAAGTTGTGATTTACTTCCTTTTCTATCAGTTGTTTACATCATTTAGTTAAAGTTTTCCTCTAGTTTTAATTAAATATTGTTTTATATTTTTTTGTATTTTGATTTTGAAAAAATTGTGACGTCAATCGCAATTTTATCTTTTATGTTCTGTTTGAATACTATGAAATCATATTTTTGAGAGAGGCTTCGCGTTCTGTGTGGCGTCATTTTTAAAACTTCTTTGTAGAAACAAACAATAGATAGGTGATTAAAAGCATTTCTTTGTTTACACTAGAGTAAATGAAACTTGAACAAAAACACTGAGGCATTAATTTGATAATAACTATTATTAAATTTACTTTGGTGGTTTTTTTATTTGCTGAATTTGTGAATTCGGCTTTAGAGGTAGGAAAATATGGATAAGGTACCAATGACGGTACGTGGCGAGAAGCTACTGCGTGATGAATTAGACGTACTATTGAAGCGTCGCCCTGTCATTTCAAAAGCAATTGGTGAAGCGAGAGAGCTAGGCGATTTGAAAGAAAATGCAGAGTACCATGCTGCACGTGAAGAGCAAGGGATCTGCGAAGCTCAGATCCGCGACATTGAATATAAGCTATCTGTAGCTCAAGTAATCGATGTCACAAAAATGACTAATACAGGAAAAGTTATTTTTGGTTCGACGGTAACTTTGATTGACGTAAATACTGATGATGAAGTGAAATATCAAATCGTTGCAGATGATGAAGCGAATATTAAAGAGGGTCGTATCTCAGTAAATTCACCGATTGCTCGTGGCCTTATTGGTAAGATAGCTGGTGATGAAGTGAATATTCAAACACCTGGTGGAACCAAAGAATTTGAAATTGAAGAAGTAGAGTACATTTAATTGTAACTATTGAGATAAAATATAAAGGCCGTGTAGTTATCCTTTAAAGAGAACTAAAACGGCCTTTTTAATTTCTTAACAAATTAGTAGAGAAATTATTTTCTAGGGATCTCAATTTTACGAGCTTCGCTAGCGCGGTATAGAACAAGAGTCTTACCGATAACTTGTACTTTTTCTGCTTCTGTTTCGCGAATGATTGCGTCAACAATCAATTGCTTAGTGTCACGGTCTTCAGAAGCAATCTTAACTTTGATAAGCTCGTGGTGGTTAAGAGAAATCTCAATTTCAGCTACTACAGCTTCAGTTAGACCATTTGAGCCCATCATTACAACGGGTTTTAAATTGTGAGCAAGGCCTTTAAGGTGTTGCTTCTGTTTTGTGCTTAGGTTCATATATACCCGATTTTTTCTATATTAAGGGTTGAAAACAGCCTATTCTAACGCCATCTATTCCGGAAGACTATTTTTTGTTTCAGTCTTCTAATTTTAATTAAGTATTTTTAGGTAATGCATGAGTAAAAATAAACTTTCAGCAAGCTCTGGCCGCTGGTTAAAAGAACACTTTGATGATAAATACGTTCTTGAAGCGCAGAAAAGAGGCTATCGTTCTCGTGCTATTTTCAAAATTGAAGAGATCCAAAATAAAGATAAGTTACTAAAACCAGGAATGACCGTTGTTGACCTTGGTGCTGCTCCTGGTGGGTGGTCACAATATGCAGTTGAACAAGTCGGTGATTCAGGTCAAGTTATTGCTTGTGATATTTTAGCGATGGACTCAATTGCAGGTGTAAGCTTTTTACAGGGGGACTTTAGGGAAGAAGCAGTATTAGACGCATTGCTTGAACGCATACAACCAGATATGGTAGATGTAGTGATGTCAGACATGGCGCCAAATATGAGTGGCAATCAAGCGGTAGATCAACCAAGAGCTATGTATCTTGTTGAGCTGGCGTTGGATATGTGTCGTCAAGTATTGGCTGAAAATGGCAGCTTTACCGTGAAAGTATTCCAAGGAGAAGGGTTTGATCAGTACTTGCAAGAAGTACGTAATATATTCAAAGTTGTTAAGATTCGAAAACCAGATTCATCACGTGCACGTTCTCGTGAAGTGTATATTGTAGCCACTGGTTACAAAGGATAAGTCGTACGTAGTAGCTACAGGTTATAAACTGTAGTACTCTATCTTTCATCTATTTAGTTAACGCGGGGTTAACACCTTGAGTGACATGGCAAAAAATCTAATATTGTGGCTGGTTATCGCTGTTGTTTTAATGTCGGTATTCCAAAGCTTTGGGCCGAGCGATAGCTCTGGTCGTTCGATTGACTATACTACTTTTGTAAAACAAGTAGGTAATAGCCAAGTTCAAGAAGCAACATTTAATAATCGTGAAATCAAGGTAATGA from the Aliivibrio wodanis genome contains:
- a CDS encoding cobalamin biosynthesis protein; protein product: MSEKLSLLIADYSLLVLWGALLFHLLLPIPVHAHPMTIWRKFAELLATKVNTARSYQQRGLSGFLAWTLMVIPAFIVCIAAQPIAWNLPLFNLGLLLISLEWRGVEKLCKATIQAINQDNKKDAKEALQPWLNREVEPLSLLGLGKASAETIILGYARTVIGVLFWYGIAGGIGAFIYRLSLELARAWSPSRDSFRPFGIPALTIQTFLDFIPLKLFSLLCLLGKNFQITLQALSQQRKSWANTNNAWLLIIIGKKFELSLGGPVIYQGKKISRPKLGGQIAPSAIHLAQVHRFLSWRIAIWIIIQSILMVIIKQGL
- the mtnN gene encoding 5'-methylthioadenosine/S-adenosylhomocysteine nucleosidase, yielding MKIGIIGAMEQEVAILKEQIESLTTTIKAGCTFHTGTLAGVDVVLLQSGIGKVAAAVGTTLLISDHNVDLILNTGSAGGFDSSLNLGDVVISTEVRHHDADVTAFGYEMGQMAQQPAAFKADEKLMSIAEQALTQMENKHAVRGLICTGDAFVCTPERQAFIRTHFPSVIAVEMEASAIAQTCHQFEVPFVVVRAISDVADKESPMSFEEFLPLAAQSSSEMVTKMVALLK
- the dacB gene encoding D-alanyl-D-alanine carboxypeptidase, with product MSFSRFTLLGLALLSCSSFASIQHALNTLPAGSRTAIVVENLTSQDIEFQQKQDELLPPASTLKIATALAARLALGKEFTFSTNLNKIDNDVVLTFSGDPSLSRNDLSLIFDESDLKTIQGDLWINDTIFTGYERAVGWPWDILGVCYSAPSSALSIDGNCVQASITTHTDGTTKVFVPIHQPILFSSTALSVTREEQKVSFCDLELTTQGNYYQLDGCLVERSKPLPLKFAIQDTQDFTKKTVLKILTENNISLKGKVRFGNPVMPLESSLLLAQHKSKPLMELISHMLKKSDNHYADNLIKMMGHLTYQQAGSFANGTAAMKDILLNQANIDLSNAVLVDGSGLSRNNRMTANQMKSILQFIYKYDNELDLIALLPISGIDGTLKYRNSMRTEPIKGNITAKSGSLFGSYNMAGFVGLKTNKAHLFVQFVADYHPKKVKEASIPVERPIDTFEKEFYLEIIKLSTK
- the ompU gene encoding major outer membrane protein OmpU → MNKKVLALAVAAITSASAVNAAEIYKGEDQTLEMGGRAEARLFMQDGDAVDNSRVRLNFKGTTQISDGLYGVGFYEGEFTTAENGGVDSDATSSVVNRYTYAGLGGTFGEVTYGKNDGALGVITDFTDIMAYHGNSAAMKIAVADRTDNNLGYKGTFGDFSAKANYRFDDSATEDNSGYALSGIYAFGDTGFKVGAGYADQDEQNEAMLAGSYTMGNLYFAGTFTNGEVAKKDGDYTGYEAAVAYTMGKTVFTSTYNNAETNNETSADNFAVDATYFFNSNFRTYVSYNFNLLDKNDVAVQKDAEDSLALGMRYDF
- the greA gene encoding transcription elongation factor GreA, yielding MDKVPMTVRGEKLLRDELDVLLKRRPVISKAIGEARELGDLKENAEYHAAREEQGICEAQIRDIEYKLSVAQVIDVTKMTNTGKVIFGSTVTLIDVNTDDEVKYQIVADDEANIKEGRISVNSPIARGLIGKIAGDEVNIQTPGGTKEFEIEEVEYI
- the yhbY gene encoding RNA-binding protein, which translates into the protein MNLSTKQKQHLKGLAHNLKPVVMMGSNGLTEAVVAEIEISLNHHELIKVKIASEDRDTKQLIVDAIIRETEAEKVQVIGKTLVLYRASEARKIEIPRK
- the rrmJ gene encoding ribosomal RNA large subunit methyltransferase J, which produces MSKNKLSASSGRWLKEHFDDKYVLEAQKRGYRSRAIFKIEEIQNKDKLLKPGMTVVDLGAAPGGWSQYAVEQVGDSGQVIACDILAMDSIAGVSFLQGDFREEAVLDALLERIQPDMVDVVMSDMAPNMSGNQAVDQPRAMYLVELALDMCRQVLAENGSFTVKVFQGEGFDQYLQEVRNIFKVVKIRKPDSSRARSREVYIVATGYKG